A part of Solea solea chromosome 8, fSolSol10.1, whole genome shotgun sequence genomic DNA contains:
- the LOC131464113 gene encoding protein shortage in chiasmata 1 ortholog isoform X3 — MSENDTCLMPQIFSTIRYKALDYVFETTTSLKVMMNLLALPTPYLMSTHDVYPHSGKVPEVTYRTPWIRGKVISTCKLFVSGSVLDDLGATNQPVNSPERFNATLNEVNGVVEKITSSNPNFIRDIDQDEDACNSEELHISDQCSESFFKWTVAQMYPEKQNNFNSADLLLPEEVIVVAYLPKFKRHLPTLKAKLSRLRTLPVVDPLLSSTGDTISEESIFRHCAAYEKTPDMCTSDTQTCANVHEEFGKETLIKEESLLLPVVVDTFKMTTENYTSFSNISGQIDVAPELLEEQLPVVDVLHQAALSDASVSVNKAQFDFDKEHSEECEMNGCLMDPDLIRHLVLPYEMELDVTLSPTPKKGHTHLCLSTSELKKKAMSQLGRQCLVSSRAQKEMERACWKAEKHLNFVVGLLLAEPPISVPAINYQPLPEALKVIKSERQDFICAGGELESQLSTGVAHEFTESMMTGFPTTEVEKMEDFKKVSPGHVLSTVRPVVMSPTNNTLLTHMKKPEDAALQAEAARDNRQQKEITADMSQNTLLQNVNTNNEEVKMSKPAASANAKDPSPKVRFSDLAALSSAHKNDTVTGGEDFQTKHSFLPPEQAVSTTLKIRDNLSHQPITKRPPEKDLDPLSTFMILRSQQTTPVTAAPQSSVSTPAPLEASSQPQPPPEQIQISERRSIYMGGTVSGNASRVQESAGRWKVISHAVSQEKPDSRVIQLQATDSQQHAYCELLAIAQPCLNSVRQLGLNFPVWGDFSCLAPDQTRFILKQQEKALCRIKASSPELIKEQELIFRKAALIHVLVTSKELLLKCDLSTALAYLSKAAETCLEQNLEQLTKRLQIILFLSRKNKESDLKLQELQQLLASWLHSGKGQSNMDKILVILSTDPDSNRSTITNILSQVPGATVTVLSPGENKSKVNGASVVSSVSDSVCAVVFEQHIGPDFPWNSFCLVVEYDSPGQSAWSTVCRERSISHLTFSTSITDTAKENCLEDSVPYVLLVTGELLNCPLLLQTLESEFNITVLERSHCPSLQILGGTQHYSVVTVDESTAIIVQKQDELHQERASEGLVMRLTALSLQYSCCWLILHCPDIHGGGFYGEAFSNLVLVYSSLVLFGMKSKDLQIKVLIVSEVLEIAKWISRLCFHSLMSSDRDPVSYLDRDWLSVMPSQEEECLLQFPCINSLVSQLMLRRAPTLQWLLGASLPQLNELLPEVPHKVLKLFSDTTSLYTLTTPLNQPKSPTVTTDTNQQTFQPHRSTSPPPQQPFSNHHNTNVLFTPASTGSSFFDQDPDLILQDENSDFRLDPSSFGNPDGFLQSSWPSGEFWGKEETFSGWRSTTGAVGRVIRRVNDEWKLGPPLNLSGNTSCLYNTEDSPLKLDSTLRSSPVLQQLPDVNTQMPRYSSVLSDLQHPNIHHITCSLLSPPTGVTLWSPQRSGQGCRSNSNRIKVISPKYGSKKCWIGRERKRSGEAADVVGTELTPLKKGRLSYERVPGRSDGQTRLKLF, encoded by the exons AT GTCTGAAAACGACACATGTTTAATGCCTCAGATTTTCTCTACAATCAGATATAAAGCACTTGACTATGTGTTTGAA ACGACCACCAGTTTGAAAGTTATGATGAACTTGCTGGCTCTGCCAACACCTTATTTAATGAGTACACATGACGTGTACCCTCACAGTGGTAAAGTTCCTGAGGTCACCTACAGAACACCGTGGATCAGAG GAAAGGTAATCTCCACTTGCAAACTTTTTGTCAGTGGATCTGTGCTTGACGACCTGGGTGCAACAAACCAACCAGTCAATTCACCAGAAAG attCAATGCAACTCTAAATGAGGTGAATGGGGTTGTGGAGAAAATAACCAGTTCTAATCCCAACTTCATCAGAGATATAGATCAGGATGAGGATGCTTGCAACTCAGAAGAGTTGCACATCAGTGATCAATGTTCAGAATCATTTTTCAAGTGGACAGTGGCCCAGATGTACCCTGAAAAGCAGAATAACTTTAACTCAGCAG ATCTCCTCCTGCCAGAAGAGGTCATAGTTGTTGCTTACCTGCCAAAATTCAAGCGACATCTACCCACACTGAAAGCCAAACTTTCCAGGCTGAGGACTCTTCCTGTGGTCGACCCACTGCTGAGCTCAACAGGAGACACCATCTCTGAGGAATCAATATTCAG GCATTGTGCTGCATATGAAAAAACACCTGACATGTGCACCAGTGACACTCAGACATGTGCAAATGTACATGAGGAGTTTGGCAAAGAGACACTTATTAAGGAagag TCTCTGTTGTTGCCTGTAGTAGTGGACACTTTTAAAATGACCACAGAAAATTACACCTCCTTTTCAAATATTAGTGGTCAAATAGATGTTGCTCCTGAGCTGCTGGAGGAACAGCTTCCAGTTGTGGATGTGCTTCATCAAG CTGCCCTTTCAGATGCATCAGTATCAGTGAATAAAGCCCAGTTTGATTTTGATAAGGAGCACAGTGAAGAATGCGAGATGAATGGATGCCTGATGGATCCAGATTTAATTC GACATCTGGTGCTTCCATATGAAATGGAGCTGGACGTGACTCTGTCACCAACTCCCAAAAAAGGTCACACCCATCTCTGCCTGTCCACTTCTGAGCTCAAGAAGAAAGCAATGTCACAGCTTGGCAGACA ATGTTTGGTGTCATCGAGAGCTCAAAAAGAAATGGAGAGGGCATGTTGGAAAGCAGAGAAGCATCTAAACTTTGTGGTGGGCTTACTGTTGGCAG AGCCTCCGATATCTGTGCCAGCAATCAACTACCAGCCTCTACCCGAGGCCTTGAAAGTCATAAAATCAGAAAGACAAGACTTTATATGTGCTGGTGGTGAACTGGAGTCACAGCTGAGCACAGGAGTCGCACATGAGTTCACTGAGAGCATGATGACTGGGTTTCCCACGACTGAAGTGGAAAAGATGGAAGACTTTAAGAAAGTGTCACCGGGACATGTCCTAT CCACAGTAAGACCCGTCGTGATGAGTCCTACAAATAATACTCTGTTAACTCACATGAAGAAACCTGAAGATGCTGCTCTTCAAGCAGAGGCTGCTAGAGATAATCgtcaacaaaaagaaatcactgcTGACATGTCTCAGAACACCCTTctgcaaaatgtcaacacaaacaatgaggaagtaaaaatgtcaaaacctGCTGCTTCCGCAAACGCCAAAGATCCCAGTCCTAAAGTGAGGTTCTCCGATTTGGCAGCTTTGTCTTCTGCTCATAAGAACGACACCGTCACAGGTGGTGAAGACTTTCAGACCAAGCACAGTTTCCTCCCTCCAGAGCAGGCTGTGTCCACCACACTGAAAATAAGAGACAATCTCAGTCATCAGCCAATTACTAAACGTCCACCAGAGAAGGACCTTGACCCTCTCTCCACCTTCATGATACTTAGATCCCAGCAGACAACTCCAGTTACTGCAGCACCACAGAGCTCAGTCAGTACTCCAG CACCACTGGAAGCTTCATCACAGCCGCAACCTCCTCCAGAGCAGATACAAATATCGGAGAGGAGATCAATTTATATGGGTGGTACTGTGTCAGGAAATGCCTCTAGAGTGCAGGAGTCAGCCGGTCGGTGGAAAGTCATCAGTCATGCAGTCAGTCAGGAGAAACCAGACAGCAGAGTAATACAGCTTCAAGCTACAG ACAGCCAGCAGCATGCCTACTGTGAGCTGCTGGCCATCGCTCAGCCTTGTTTGAACTCTGTTAGACAGCTGGGCCTCAACTTCCCTGTGTGGGGGGACTTCAGCTGCCTGGCCCCCGACCAAACGCGCTTCATCCTCAAACAGCAGGAGAAGGCTCTGTGCAGAATAAAGGCTTCAAGCCCAGAGCTGATCAAAG AACAGGAACTGATTTTCAGAAAGGCCGCTCTGATTCATGTGCTGGTGACATCcaaggagctgctgctgaagtgtgACCTCAGTACTGCACTGG CATACCTTAGTAAGGCAGCTGAGACATGTTTGGAGCAGAATTTGGAGCAGCTGACGAAGAGGCTGCagatcatcctcttcctcagtcGCAAGAACAAGGAGTCTGACCTCAaactgcaggagctgcagcagctgctggctTCATGGCTGCACAGCGGGAAAGGACAGAGCAACATGGACAAA ATTCTTGTCATATTATCAACTGACCCTGACAGCAACAGATCTACAATCACCAACATCTTGAGTCAAGTTCCCG GTGCTACGGTGACTGTCCTGAGTCCTGGGGAGAATAAGTCCAAAGTGAATGGTGCCAGTGTGGTCAGcag TGtgtctgacagtgtgtgtgcagtggtgtTTGAGCAGCACATAGGTCCAGACTTCCCCTGGAACAGTTTCTGTCTGGTGGTGGAGTATGACTCTCCGGGCCAGTCTGCTTGGTCCACAGTCTGCAGAGAGAGGAGCATCAGTCACCTTACCTTCAGCACCAGCATCACTGACACTG CGAAGGAGAACTGTCTGGAAGACAGCGTGCCTTATGTGCTGCTTGTGACAGGAGAGCTTCTCAATTGTCCACTGCTGCTACAAACACTCGAGTCAGA GTTTAATATAACCGTGTTGGAGAGGAGCCACTGTCCATCCCTGCAGATACTTGGTGGGACTCAACACTATTCTGTGGTCACAGTGGATGAAAGTACTGCTATAATAGTTCAG AAGCAGGATGAGCTGCATCAGGAACGAGCTAGTGAGGGTCTGGTGATGAGGCTGaccgctctctctcttcagtaTAGCTGCTGTTGGTTGATCCTGCACTGCCCAGACATCCACGGAGGAGG ATTTTATGGCGAAGCCTTCAGCAACTTGGTGTTGGTTTATTCTTCTCTGGTGCTGTTTGGGATGAAGTCCAAGGATCTACAGATCAAG GTTCTGATAGTGTCAGAGGTTTTGGAAATTGCCAAGTGGATCAGTCGGCTCTGCTTCCACAGCCTGATGTCCAGTGACAGGGATCCTGTCAGTTACCTGGACAGAGACTGGTTGAGTGTGATGCCTTCACAG GAGGAAGAGTGTCTGTTGCAGTTCCCATGCATTAACTCTCTGGTTAGTCAGCTCATGTTGAGGAGAGCGCCAACCCTCCAGTGGTTGCTTGGAGCCTCGCTGCCACAGCTGAATGAGCTCCTCCCTGAGGTGCCACACAAAGTCCTCAAG CTGTTCAGTGACACCACTTCCCTTTACACACTGACCACACCACTCAACCAGCCAAAGTCTCCAACagtgaccacagacacaaaccaaCAAACCTTCCAACCTCATCGTTCCACGTcccctcctcctcagcagccaTTCTCTAACCATCACAACACCAACGTCCTGTTTACACCTGCGAGTACAGGGAGCAGCTTCTTTGACCAAGACCCAGACCTGATATTGCAAGACGAAAACAGTGACTTCAGACTGGACCCTAGTTCCTTTGGCAATCCAGATGGTTTCCTGCAGAGCAGCTGGCCCAGTGGTGAGTTCTGGGGAAAGGAGGAGACGTTTTCAGGATGGAGAAGCACAACTGGAGCAGTCGGAAGAGTTATCAGGAGAGTCAACGACGAATGGAAACTTGGGCCTCCACTAAACCTCAGCGGCAACACTAGCTGCCTTTACAACACCGAGGACAGTCCTCTCAAGCTGGACTCTACCCTCAGGTCGAGTCCAGTCCTGCAGCAGCTACCTGATGTCAACACTCAAATGCCAAGGTACTCTTCTGTCCTCAGTGACCTCCAGCATCCTAACATCCACCACATCACCTGCAGCCTGCTGAGCCCTCCCACCGGAGTCACTCTGTGGAGTCCACAAAGAAGTGGCCAAGGCTGCCGTTCTAACAGCAACAGGATAAAAGTGATTTCACCCAAGTATGGCTCCAAAAAATGCTGGATAGGACGAGAGCGGAAGAGGAGTGGGGAGGCTGCAGACGTGGTtggaacag aACTGACGCCTCTGAAGAAGGGCAGGCTGAGCTATGAGAGGGTTCCGGGCAGAAGTGACGGACAGACGAGGCTTAAACTATTTTAA